A genomic stretch from Methanomassiliicoccales archaeon includes:
- a CDS encoding adenosylcobalamin-dependent ribonucleoside-diphosphate reductase, translated as MTRREFPELTTNALRVLERRYLRKDETGKVIETPDEMFRRVADNIASVNRLYRDGRSVEAEADEFYLMMRKLEFLPNSPALMNAGTEIQQLAACFVIPVEDSIESIYDAVKYAALIHQSGGGTGFSFSKLRPEGDIVKSTGGIASGPVSFMKVFDAATEAIKQGGRRRGASMGVLRIDHPDIRKFIRAKEDLRSLSNFNISVSVTDEFMKKAELGEDFDLINPRNGKVMSTVNASELLDEICYYAWKTGDPGMIFYDTINAANPTPGLGSIEATNPCGEVPLLPFEACNLGSINLSRLIRESRGDCELDWARLEELVDAGIRFLDNVIDASRYPLPQISEIARGNRKIGLGVMGFADALLKLRIPYGSDESMRFAEKVISFIRKKGEETTKRIGEERGSFPNIDKSIYKHPRRNATILSIAPTGTISIIADCSSGIEPLYAIYYVRHVLEGEHLREIHPEFIRIAKERGFYSAELIDSLSSTTSIQHLDSIPEDVRRLFLTSHDVPPERQVRMQSVFQKYVDNAVSKTINMPSTSTVREVREIFELAFTLKCKGITVYREGSKPGQVLTTARGGLTCPDCGGILRVEEGTFVCSVCGLSNL; from the coding sequence ATGACTCGCCGCGAATTTCCAGAACTTACCACGAATGCGTTGAGAGTGTTAGAAAGACGATATCTGAGGAAGGATGAAACTGGCAAGGTCATTGAAACCCCTGATGAAATGTTCCGAAGGGTCGCTGATAATATCGCCTCCGTCAACAGGCTCTATCGCGATGGAAGGAGCGTCGAGGCGGAGGCTGACGAATTTTACCTCATGATGAGAAAACTCGAATTTCTGCCTAATTCACCCGCTCTTATGAATGCTGGGACTGAGATTCAACAACTTGCGGCTTGTTTCGTTATTCCCGTTGAAGATTCGATCGAGAGCATTTATGATGCTGTCAAATACGCTGCCCTCATTCATCAGAGCGGAGGCGGTACAGGATTCTCCTTTTCCAAGTTAAGGCCAGAGGGAGACATCGTCAAATCAACAGGTGGAATTGCATCTGGACCTGTTTCCTTCATGAAAGTCTTCGATGCTGCCACTGAAGCGATCAAACAAGGCGGTCGGCGACGGGGTGCCTCGATGGGCGTCCTCAGAATCGACCATCCAGATATCAGAAAATTCATCCGGGCAAAGGAAGATCTGCGTTCTCTATCGAATTTCAATATTTCGGTGAGTGTAACGGATGAATTCATGAAAAAAGCGGAACTTGGAGAAGATTTCGATCTTATCAATCCCCGCAATGGCAAGGTGATGAGCACAGTCAACGCATCAGAATTGCTTGATGAAATCTGTTACTATGCGTGGAAGACCGGTGATCCAGGGATGATTTTTTATGATACGATTAATGCGGCGAACCCCACGCCTGGCCTTGGATCTATCGAAGCAACGAATCCCTGCGGCGAAGTACCACTCTTACCGTTCGAGGCCTGCAACCTTGGATCGATAAACCTCTCGCGCCTAATTAGGGAGAGTAGGGGAGATTGTGAACTCGACTGGGCGAGACTTGAGGAGCTTGTTGACGCTGGTATCCGATTTCTTGATAATGTGATTGATGCAAGCAGATATCCGCTTCCCCAGATAAGCGAAATCGCAAGGGGTAACAGAAAGATTGGACTGGGAGTGATGGGTTTTGCTGATGCCTTGCTAAAATTGAGGATTCCTTATGGCTCGGATGAGTCGATGAGATTTGCTGAGAAGGTGATCAGCTTCATCAGGAAAAAGGGTGAGGAGACGACTAAGAGAATCGGTGAGGAACGCGGGAGCTTTCCGAACATTGACAAAAGCATTTACAAGCATCCAAGGCGCAACGCGACGATCCTGAGCATCGCACCAACTGGGACAATCAGCATCATCGCAGATTGCTCGAGTGGTATTGAGCCGCTGTACGCGATTTACTATGTTCGACATGTTCTCGAGGGTGAGCATCTGAGGGAAATACACCCAGAATTTATCCGGATTGCTAAAGAGAGAGGATTTTATAGCGCTGAGCTCATCGATTCTCTCTCTTCGACAACCTCAATTCAGCATCTCGACTCAATTCCGGAGGATGTGAGAAGACTTTTCCTAACTTCACACGATGTGCCCCCAGAGCGGCAAGTTCGGATGCAATCTGTTTTTCAAAAATACGTCGATAACGCGGTTTCAAAAACGATCAATATGCCGTCGACGAGTACAGTAAGGGAAGTGAGGGAGATTTTCGAACTCGCATTTACTTTGAAATGCAAAGGGATTACCGTTTATCGCGAGGGATCTAAGCCAGGACAGGTCCTCACGACCGCGAGGGGCGGTCTGACTTGTCCTGATTGTGGAGGTATTCTCAGGGTAGAAGAGGGAACATTCGTTTGCAGCGTGTGCGGTCTATCGAATCTGTAA
- a CDS encoding tetratricopeptide repeat protein, whose translation MNRCARRCSRKYLLSSDERVILHLLAYHKFYQDDTAPRAITQEGIASATNIGRNNVSKIVTSLANQGDVEIRTKHVKGLPSVRRVYALTPKGFKRALTLKEEIEKTVVTVIDFNGNETSESVGNLNIFLPKSYTLLELAMGVIRGRFDCAAFHEMKIKEERRFVDYTDRKPTIRTFVGRENELKKLNDFLESNRTKVIVVYGIPGIGKTTLLAKFAQEVRNRINVFWYRLNEWVTQKILLTPLAEFLSQMGKKGLERLISQTENPSVGEICHILETDLKDANALLLIDDVHKADARIVELLKAILGIIDHLPGIKIACTSREIPNFYTRKDVFSGLVEEIALEGLDRESSIKILKSRSIPDRYFDDLVKATKGHPLFLELIEEPSGILDKNMRMFIEQEVYSKLDLAERRILEIASVFRYPVPVDAFFIMEEEIAKESGMGFTQMRYRDYVVDHDTLDELLSKFLLQESIGRMIGMHDLLREFFYSRLTPRQKATYHKAAARFYLGDTSAPSCIEALYHSLMAGEWMTAVQIIVGFGKEIISKGYASNLAPLIDMLITQPMNINLHDKVDLLLTYGEIKEMQGEWDDALISYNEILSFDEEVIGKRPIAETCRRIGSIYLKRTQFDQAQPMLEKSLSIALLNNDKHALSSIYYDLGGIAERKGLYRDAIELFSKAKRIAEEIGEDTSLGKALYGLGRVYGQLLDYENAIKYKKRALEILEKTGDAREIAKVCTSLGNDYRLTEQIDRSLQMNEKAIDLASSAGDLNTIGYTLSNAAALYIETRDFIKAEETLDKAIVIFRKLNDKIMIATMHLYKGYLYAYKKNWEWAKDQFEKALEILRSLNVPLKLSHWLFEVGHVFIENGEYLQARVLLNEAFQLAITHGYDNLRKEIEATISLLPDNTTDDLKSESNLPA comes from the coding sequence GTGAATCGCTGCGCGCGCCGCTGCAGTAGAAAATATCTTCTCAGCAGTGATGAAAGAGTCATTCTTCACCTTCTTGCATATCACAAGTTCTATCAGGATGATACAGCTCCGAGGGCGATCACACAAGAAGGAATCGCGTCAGCAACAAATATCGGGAGAAATAATGTATCGAAGATCGTTACCTCGCTTGCGAACCAGGGCGATGTAGAAATTCGAACAAAACATGTCAAAGGATTACCGAGTGTGAGACGCGTTTACGCTCTCACGCCAAAAGGATTCAAAAGAGCGCTTACCTTGAAAGAAGAGATCGAAAAGACCGTAGTTACTGTTATTGATTTCAACGGCAACGAAACGAGTGAATCTGTCGGAAATCTCAACATTTTTCTTCCAAAAAGTTACACGCTTCTCGAACTGGCGATGGGCGTCATTAGGGGTCGATTCGACTGTGCGGCATTCCATGAGATGAAAATTAAAGAGGAGAGGCGATTCGTTGATTACACAGACAGAAAACCAACTATTAGGACCTTTGTTGGTAGGGAGAATGAACTGAAGAAGTTGAATGATTTCTTGGAATCTAATCGAACCAAAGTGATCGTGGTATATGGAATTCCAGGTATCGGTAAGACGACGCTTTTGGCAAAGTTTGCACAGGAAGTGAGGAATAGGATCAATGTCTTTTGGTACCGTTTAAACGAGTGGGTCACGCAAAAAATCCTCTTGACACCACTCGCAGAGTTTCTCTCTCAAATGGGCAAAAAGGGTTTGGAGAGACTTATTTCCCAGACAGAAAATCCATCTGTCGGCGAGATATGCCATATACTCGAGACGGATCTCAAAGATGCTAATGCCCTCCTGCTTATCGACGATGTTCATAAGGCTGATGCGAGGATCGTTGAACTCTTGAAAGCGATTTTAGGAATTATCGATCATCTTCCTGGCATCAAAATCGCATGCACGAGCCGCGAAATTCCTAACTTCTATACGAGAAAAGACGTCTTCAGTGGGCTTGTAGAAGAGATTGCGCTTGAGGGACTTGACAGAGAGAGCAGCATTAAGATACTCAAGAGCAGATCGATTCCAGATCGATATTTTGATGATCTCGTCAAGGCAACGAAAGGGCACCCGCTCTTTCTCGAATTGATCGAAGAACCTAGCGGGATTCTTGATAAGAATATGAGAATGTTCATTGAACAAGAAGTTTATTCGAAACTGGATCTTGCGGAGCGACGCATCTTAGAGATCGCCTCTGTGTTTAGATATCCAGTGCCGGTCGATGCTTTTTTTATCATGGAGGAGGAAATCGCGAAGGAATCTGGTATGGGTTTTACGCAAATGAGATATAGGGATTATGTCGTTGATCACGACACACTTGACGAACTCCTTTCGAAATTCCTTTTGCAAGAATCGATTGGCCGAATGATCGGTATGCATGACCTCCTCAGGGAATTCTTTTATTCGCGACTGACGCCTAGACAGAAAGCGACATATCACAAAGCAGCTGCACGATTCTATTTGGGAGATACCTCTGCGCCTTCGTGTATCGAGGCACTTTACCACAGCTTGATGGCAGGAGAATGGATGACAGCAGTTCAAATCATAGTTGGCTTTGGAAAAGAAATCATCTCGAAAGGTTATGCCTCTAATCTTGCACCACTTATCGATATGCTCATTACTCAGCCTATGAATATAAATCTTCACGATAAAGTCGATCTACTTTTGACTTATGGTGAAATCAAAGAAATGCAAGGGGAATGGGATGATGCTCTCATTTCCTACAATGAAATTCTTTCTTTTGATGAGGAAGTAATCGGGAAGCGTCCAATCGCGGAAACATGCAGAAGAATCGGATCTATCTATCTCAAGAGAACTCAATTCGATCAAGCTCAGCCAATGCTGGAGAAAAGCCTTTCGATAGCTCTACTCAACAATGATAAGCACGCACTGTCGAGTATTTATTATGACCTCGGAGGAATCGCAGAAAGGAAAGGTCTTTATCGTGACGCAATCGAACTATTTTCAAAGGCCAAAAGAATCGCTGAAGAAATTGGCGAAGACACCAGTCTTGGAAAAGCACTCTACGGTCTTGGCCGTGTTTACGGCCAGCTTCTTGATTACGAAAATGCAATAAAATACAAGAAAAGAGCGCTTGAAATTCTTGAAAAAACGGGAGATGCAAGAGAAATTGCGAAAGTCTGTACGAGCCTAGGTAATGATTACAGGCTTACAGAACAAATTGATCGTTCCTTGCAGATGAACGAAAAAGCAATTGATCTCGCTAGTTCAGCTGGAGATTTGAATACAATTGGGTACACTCTTTCCAATGCGGCAGCACTTTACATCGAGACAAGGGATTTCATTAAGGCTGAAGAAACTTTGGATAAGGCGATCGTGATTTTTAGAAAATTGAACGATAAGATCATGATTGCCACGATGCATCTGTACAAAGGGTATTTATACGCGTACAAGAAAAATTGGGAATGGGCAAAAGATCAATTTGAAAAGGCCCTTGAAATTCTGAGATCACTTAATGTACCTTTAAAGCTCAGTCATTGGCTTTTTGAAGTCGGCCATGTTTTCATTGAAAATGGAGAATATTTGCAGGCTAGGGTGCTTCTCAACGAAGCATTCCAATTAGCTATCACTCATGGTTATGATAACCTCAGGAAAGAGATTGAGGCTACAATCAGTCTATTACCGGATAATACTACTGATGATCTAAAATCTGAATCGAATTTGCCTGCATGA
- a CDS encoding Lrp/AsnC ligand binding domain-containing protein → MAIAYVLIITAPQKDHQIYSELKRMNEVVEVYPLFGDYDLIAKIEGESVEALGRVVLYKIGALPGVVHTETLTVIEEF, encoded by the coding sequence ATGGCCATCGCATATGTTTTAATCATCACAGCACCTCAGAAGGATCATCAAATATATTCCGAACTCAAACGAATGAATGAAGTCGTTGAGGTCTACCCGCTTTTCGGCGATTATGACCTCATTGCAAAGATAGAAGGGGAGAGCGTCGAAGCACTAGGAAGGGTCGTTCTATACAAAATCGGAGCATTGCCCGGTGTAGTACATACAGAAACTCTGACAGTCATTGAAGAATTCTAA
- a CDS encoding NAD-dependent epimerase/dehydratase family protein, which produces MTSLVTGASGFLGGHVAEQLCQRGEQVRVLARKTSNLSAIKHLPIEIVYGDLSKIESIISAATGVDTVFHCAGSVKHVAPYSQLYDANVIGTKNVTIAAAKVGVKRIVYASSLGVYGSDGHIVNNATKMIKPSIKENYCRSKVEAEILFFQKCSELNIEGVALRPGVIYGPRDYTASYHWFKAVDENHVALVGNGTARFPLVYITDLVEVFINASERSGLSGNAYNLDGPGDATLKRIYDLIAKELGKNPDYRYYHYTISMLAAKFNQLKAAITGNDGNTLISTLVVELFGKDHPKPDCQKAKEDLGFLPKTGLEEGIRKTAEWYRNRKMDQKN; this is translated from the coding sequence ATGACTAGTCTTGTTACGGGAGCGTCAGGATTTCTCGGTGGACACGTTGCCGAGCAGTTGTGTCAACGGGGCGAACAGGTGAGAGTCCTAGCGAGGAAAACAAGTAATCTTTCTGCAATCAAGCATCTACCTATCGAGATCGTTTACGGCGATCTCTCAAAAATTGAGAGCATTATCTCAGCTGCTACCGGTGTTGATACAGTTTTTCATTGTGCTGGTTCGGTTAAACATGTTGCGCCATATAGTCAATTATACGACGCAAATGTCATTGGGACAAAAAACGTCACTATCGCTGCGGCGAAAGTCGGTGTCAAGAGAATTGTATACGCAAGCTCTTTGGGAGTTTACGGCTCAGATGGTCACATAGTCAACAATGCGACCAAAATGATAAAGCCATCGATAAAAGAAAATTACTGTCGCTCCAAAGTGGAAGCGGAAATTCTCTTTTTTCAAAAATGCTCAGAACTGAATATTGAGGGTGTTGCTCTCAGACCTGGCGTCATTTATGGGCCTAGGGATTACACTGCCTCGTATCATTGGTTTAAAGCTGTCGATGAAAACCATGTCGCTCTTGTTGGTAATGGCACCGCGAGATTCCCGCTGGTTTATATCACAGATTTGGTCGAGGTATTCATTAACGCGTCCGAAAGGTCTGGGCTATCTGGAAATGCGTATAATCTTGATGGTCCTGGTGATGCAACACTGAAGCGAATCTACGATTTAATTGCTAAAGAACTCGGAAAAAATCCAGATTATCGCTATTATCATTATACAATTTCAATGCTTGCCGCAAAGTTCAATCAATTGAAAGCGGCGATTACTGGAAACGATGGCAATACTCTCATCTCGACTCTTGTCGTTGAGCTATTCGGAAAGGATCATCCCAAACCCGATTGCCAGAAGGCCAAAGAAGATCTTGGATTCTTACCCAAAACGGGACTTGAGGAAGGGATCAGAAAGACCGCAGAATGGTACAGAAATAGAAAAATGGATCAAAAGAATTGA
- a CDS encoding DUF835 domain-containing protein codes for MPKLQSAASMGFSQGRIGFITICLKNKSITLDCCRTYLVVDERQTKILEVAESVSNSQEKILFISRLHPDLIREKIIGEITEAIWLSERPSERSVSPQQLGKLLQRISTFVKKEKSAVVFLDGLEYLSLFNDFSRLQMFVEQLNDIIMESRAILVVAVDPRLFDQRSLAKLRRFAEIVS; via the coding sequence GTGCCGAAACTGCAAAGCGCCGCGTCGATGGGATTTAGCCAGGGAAGAATCGGATTCATCACGATTTGCCTTAAAAATAAGAGTATTACGCTGGATTGTTGCAGAACATATCTTGTTGTCGACGAGAGGCAAACAAAAATTCTTGAAGTAGCGGAATCGGTTTCAAATTCACAAGAAAAAATATTGTTCATTTCTCGTCTTCATCCTGATCTTATTAGAGAGAAAATTATCGGGGAGATCACAGAAGCAATATGGTTAAGTGAAAGACCAAGCGAAAGAAGTGTTTCGCCACAGCAACTTGGAAAATTGCTGCAAAGGATCTCCACATTTGTAAAGAAAGAAAAATCGGCAGTCGTTTTCCTCGATGGTCTAGAATATCTTTCATTGTTCAATGATTTTTCGAGACTGCAGATGTTTGTTGAGCAGCTCAATGATATTATTATGGAATCACGTGCAATTCTCGTGGTTGCAGTAGATCCTCGACTGTTTGATCAGCGTTCACTGGCAAAGCTTCGCAGATTTGCTGAGATTGTATCTTAG
- a CDS encoding DUF835 domain-containing protein — MPVSEEMLRISLVVENYPRKGFHVLAKLMEGDGRGLCITRLHPEYVCSKFDLKNVRCYWLSGCKGKQIISPKSLGQLTRVVKAWLKENRDSVVFLDGLEYLLIWNDMGRIISALNELDKALLNSNSSMLICMDPLTLEQKDLKRISSVLKMHSAEEILDHLSKIQSQQICEALPVNADQTVEDLLQPRELHVIP; from the coding sequence ATGCCAGTTTCTGAAGAGATGTTGCGAATATCCCTTGTTGTTGAGAATTACCCTCGAAAAGGTTTTCACGTTTTGGCAAAATTGATGGAGGGAGATGGACGTGGATTGTGCATTACCCGCCTTCATCCCGAATATGTATGCAGTAAGTTCGATCTCAAGAACGTCAGATGTTATTGGCTCAGCGGGTGTAAGGGAAAACAAATCATTTCGCCAAAATCCCTTGGTCAATTAACCAGGGTCGTCAAAGCGTGGCTAAAGGAGAATAGGGACTCGGTCGTATTCCTTGACGGCCTTGAATATCTCCTTATTTGGAATGATATGGGAAGGATAATCAGTGCTTTGAACGAATTGGATAAAGCACTTTTAAATTCAAATTCGAGTATGTTGATCTGCATGGACCCACTGACATTGGAGCAGAAAGATCTCAAAAGAATCTCATCAGTACTAAAAATGCACAGCGCTGAGGAAATACTTGATCATCTTTCTAAGATACAATCTCAGCAAATCTGCGAAGCTTTGCCAGTGAACGCTGATCAAACAGTCGAGGATCTACTGCAACCACGAGAATTGCACGTGATTCCATAA
- a CDS encoding TrpB-like pyridoxal phosphate-dependent enzyme codes for MTHVSNDSRVILGTEDIPRKWYNIVADLPEPLPPPLHPATMEPVKPDDLKAIFPISLIRQEISQERYIDIPDEVREAFILLGRPTPLQRARRLEKYLKTPAKIYFKREDVSPCGSHKPNTAVAQAYYNMKDGTENLTTETGAGQWGSALSLACSIFNLNCTVFMVRVSYEQKPYRRHVMETYGARVFPSPSMETEYGKKLNQTSPNHPGSLGIAISEAIEAAVKGKNTKYSLGSVLNHVMLHQTVIGLEVMQQLRMLDIVPDYMIGCVGGGSNFAGFAFPMIGEKLKGKIDTEFIAVEPKSVPSLTGGKYEYDFGDTAGMTPLLKMYTLGHEFMPSPIHAGGLRYHGMAPTVSLLTKMGVIKPVAYDQKETFAAGVTFARAEGIIPAPETNHAIKAAIDLALEAKEKKEEKVIVFNLSGHGLLDLGGYATFLSGKMNSS; via the coding sequence ATGACCCATGTATCGAATGATTCAAGAGTTATTCTTGGAACAGAAGATATTCCGAGGAAATGGTACAATATCGTTGCGGACCTCCCGGAGCCTTTGCCGCCTCCACTTCATCCAGCAACCATGGAACCTGTAAAACCCGATGATCTGAAGGCCATCTTTCCAATCAGCTTGATCCGGCAGGAGATTTCGCAAGAAAGGTATATCGATATCCCTGACGAAGTCAGAGAAGCGTTCATCCTTCTGGGAAGACCAACTCCCCTGCAAAGAGCTAGACGCCTGGAAAAATACCTGAAGACGCCAGCGAAGATTTATTTCAAGCGCGAAGACGTGAGCCCATGCGGCAGCCATAAACCCAATACAGCTGTTGCCCAAGCTTACTATAACATGAAGGACGGCACGGAAAACTTAACGACTGAGACGGGGGCAGGCCAGTGGGGCTCGGCATTAAGCCTCGCGTGTTCGATCTTCAATCTCAACTGCACGGTGTTCATGGTTCGCGTAAGCTACGAACAGAAGCCGTATCGTAGACATGTGATGGAAACCTATGGTGCACGTGTCTTCCCCTCGCCCAGCATGGAAACGGAATATGGTAAAAAGCTCAACCAGACATCTCCAAATCACCCAGGTTCCCTCGGTATTGCGATATCTGAGGCGATTGAAGCAGCCGTCAAAGGAAAAAATACGAAATATAGTCTTGGAAGCGTGCTGAACCATGTCATGCTCCATCAAACAGTTATTGGACTTGAAGTGATGCAGCAACTAAGAATGCTCGATATTGTCCCAGACTACATGATCGGATGCGTCGGGGGCGGTAGCAATTTCGCCGGATTTGCTTTTCCGATGATTGGCGAAAAGCTGAAAGGAAAGATCGATACTGAATTCATCGCCGTTGAGCCGAAATCAGTTCCGTCATTAACTGGTGGAAAATACGAATATGATTTTGGCGACACAGCTGGAATGACACCTCTTCTAAAGATGTATACGCTAGGACACGAGTTCATGCCATCACCAATCCATGCAGGTGGATTGAGATACCATGGAATGGCCCCAACGGTCAGCCTCCTGACGAAGATGGGAGTGATCAAACCAGTAGCGTATGATCAAAAAGAAACGTTCGCTGCAGGCGTCACCTTCGCACGCGCAGAGGGAATCATCCCTGCTCCAGAAACGAATCATGCTATCAAGGCTGCGATCGATCTTGCGCTCGAGGCGAAGGAGAAAAAGGAAGAGAAGGTCATCGTTTTCAATTTGTCTGGTCACGGGCTTTTAGATCTCGGCGGATATGCGACATTTCTCAGCGGAAAAATGAACAGCTCATAA
- a CDS encoding isoaspartyl peptidase/L-asparaginase, translating to MGAVAIDSNRLIFAATSTGATPKKMAGRDGDSSIVGTVPTLIIKAVVFQLRVLARRSCV from the coding sequence GTGGGCGCAGTCGCAATCGATAGCAATAGATTGATCTTTGCGGCGACTTCCACTGGTGCGACACCAAAGAAAATGGCTGGGCGAGACGGTGATTCTTCCATAGTCGGGACGGTACCTACGCTGATAATAAAAGCGGTGGTATTTCAGCTACGGGTCCTGGCGAGACGATCATGTGTGTAG